In a genomic window of Helianthus annuus cultivar XRQ/B chromosome 10, HanXRQr2.0-SUNRISE, whole genome shotgun sequence:
- the LOC110885841 gene encoding uncharacterized protein LOC110885841: protein MQKLSAILVVVLLCAASNGVLSFTDGILPNGQFEYGPKPSQMKGTRVIDPKAIPNWELTGFVEYIKSGQKQGDMLLVVPEGAYAVRLGEDASIKTKVTVKKGLFYSVTFNVARTCAQEEKLNVSVSPNSEPNDWGILPMQTMYSSNGWDTYSWGFVAEANDIEIVIHNPSVEKDPACGPLIDSVALKALFPPRRTNTNMLKNGDFEEGPFVLPKTDVGGVLIPPNIEDDHSPLPGWMIESLKAVKYLDAEHFAVPKGKRAVELIAGKESAIAQVVKTIPGKVYALSFVVGDANNACEGSMVVEAFAGKNTLRVPYESKGKGGYKQAVLKFKAVTTRTRIRFLSTFYQMKTDGSLCGPIIDDVRLVGVRYAKHA, encoded by the exons atGCAGAAACTATCTGCAATCTTAGTGGTGGTGCTCCTTTGTGCAGCCTCCAATGGCGTCTTATCTTTCACTGACG GGATATTACCAAATGGGCAATTCGAATATGGACCGAAACCGTCCCAAATGAAGGGCACACGTGTGATAGACCCGAAGGCAATACCAAACTGGGAGCTCACGGGGTTCGTTGAGTACATAAAATCGGGACAAAAACAAGGGGACATGTTGCTAGTGGTGCCTGAAGGTGCATACGCGGTTAGGCTAGGAGAGGATGCATCGATAAAGAcaaaggtgacggtgaagaaagGGTTGTTTTATTCCGTCACGTTTAATGTTGCTAGAACATGTGCCCAAGAGGAGAAGTTGAATGTTTCGGTGTCGCCAAATTCAGAGCCCAACGATTGGGGAATCTTGCCTATGCAAACCATGTATAGTAGCAATGGTTGGGACACGTACTCGTGGGGGTTCGTGGCTGAAGCCAATGACATTGAGATCGTGATCCATAACCCGAGTGTTGAGAAAGATCCTGCTTGCGGTCCTCTTATCGATTCTGTTGCATTGAAGGCCCTATTTCCCCCAAGAAGAACCAACA CTAATATGTTGAAGAATGGTGATTTTGAGGAGGGTCCATTTGTGTTGCCCAAAACCGATGTCGGTGGAGTTCTAATCCCTCCCAACATCGAGGATGACCATTCGCCACTCCCGGGTTGGATGATCGAGTCACTAAAAGCCGTGAAGTATTTAGATGCTGAACACTTTGCAGTGCCCAAGGGAAAGCGTGCCGTAGAGCTAATTGCCGGGAAAGAAAGTGCCATTGCCCAGGTAGTCAAGACCATCCCAGGCAAAGTATACGCACTTTCTTTCGTTGTTGGAGATGCCAACAACGCGTGTGAGGGGTCCATGGTTGTAGAAGCATTCGCCGGCAAAAACACTCTTAGGGTACCTTATGAATCTAAAGGCAAGGGCGGTTACAAACAAGCGGTTCTTAAGTTCAAGGCCGTGACAACACGTACACGAATCAGGTTTTTAAGCACATTTTATCAGATGAAGACCGATGGTTCTCTTTGTGGTCCGATCATTGATGATGTGAGATTGGTTGGTGTTCGATACGCTAAACATGCttga